From a single Triplophysa rosa linkage group LG1, Trosa_1v2, whole genome shotgun sequence genomic region:
- the pkd1l2b gene encoding polycystic kidney disease protein 1-like 2 isoform X3, translated as MGERLSTVLILIFFNIVQACGQAATGGHSCPEHQQSFQSSCYEFVGLQRSFLRAQAWCEWGGGHLAFIRNDETQQFLQKHMQPEQNWWIGLAPSFDNITLDTKGGIRWLDGSDVIYSNWISKPVLETGCGYISTDSNSHWKMTSDCNKEFYFVCEFELGRSLSCMNHSTFLRCDSDQVIEIQRSFYGRRTPHYCRNGISTSLTSSQEQCGWDSVLDLVSERCSGQQVCLAVTDASSFGEPCPTLGSYLVVEYNCKYKASSVIDRRSADDSEDDAFDDDVHIRHKRKSDDSKEKSCSYTLQSSTNATEIPSGVTITCLNCDTASVADKVKLSINNTDCDKVYWSIEDKSDLKDDCSNAGKKKMNLLKKGSKTTVDIETNKLRVVQEDYLVEAICKRKNQTFVFGSFTIRVDLLNLQSNPLLSITSDLLIEMKDTDQVTELREQLLSNICVALTNSSLKDRDVLMVANAIKNLVELEDEVNSDAQVKGGFILESISYSLASIDLSTANMSELRDAAQLIVESASHILQAFDSKREKNIATYLVNGLDAVQSFMLANKTADLEPAIITAPHISIYANRISPQYIQQAFTIPSINITSATFSLPNLGNNALANIIEPVDVRMTNFLIDPWLDGLTLNSHVSGFSLTTPDGQSIPVEGLPLEIEILLPRPQADLKSTVLDLSSYSTMAINITSQNATLVLKLEPSEELPLNLLLGYQDYPSDSNYVAKVTFPLEANSLVERYTWILKPSELAGDMGLYYLLVRPIVGPGVKSVNASVTITSITAQCIFWKEKKSEWSDSSCRVGPNTTASVTQCLCNHLTFFGSSFFVMPNTVDPSKSAELFSNFAQNPVVVCFIGAIFLAYILVAIWARRKDLQDKVKVKVTVLEDNDPFAEYRYLLKISTGHRIGASPSSRVVVTIQGTEGECEPHHLTDPEKPVFERGAVDLFLLTTPYSLGELQSISLWHDNSGDHPAWYVNSVMVQDMETGEKRHFLCSAWLAADIDECTIERTIPVATDADLKGFSNLFFMKTTTDFCDGHIWYSVVSRPPSSNFTRVQRISCCFSVLLCTMLTSIMFYGIPTDPSDQSMDMGHIELTWSQVMIGIQSSIIVFPVNLLIVGIFRHSRPREKKTKQKEKKKSKSQKTEKEKPFSSHLDQNNITAEFLIKDIQRIIYLFANAMRCSVPNLEKNPDKADINMLLSELHKLIEQQHSTHANDPSSVYWIYTPHLLKQLVNMEGEVRFLGPSGFSRPGSYSQVLLQVQNIKRLLEGHIYAGSFDQHPHISSTTKDKKKSCWNGFPWWFVYVGWLLVAGTSVVSGYFTMLYGLKYGKDRSINWIISIAMSFTESLFFTQPVKVICFAIFFALVVKNINSDDDLVDSLCKKKVTYSEGPDGLRIARRDCMRSYYKPPPPSDIEKIKRNLAKQRKARGLIVEILVFVGFLWMLLVVAYGQRDSNAYYLTQHIRQSFEQDVSESMNYNDVFYWANHTILRNLFGEYPGFITDGNSKRVGSARLRQVRVKRDSCKIAKPMRDSVPDCNAPYSWDDEDMGSYDPDWREPNSVNGSVDTVWSYQSQSALRGYPVWGDIALYRGGGYVVDLGADKENASSKLQYLFDSTWLDTFTRAIIVEFTVYNANVNLFCLVTLMLERTAVGAFQYRSVIQSVRVYQSTGGFQSFLIASQVFYFLFVCYYMFVQGKLMKTQKWAYFKNKWNLLDLFIIILSWTTLSAIIKRTVLGDRDITYYQNNKDQFPSFHDTALADTTLGYLLAFLVLMASVKLWHLLRLNPKLHLITASLQRAWKDMSSFIMVIAIVFVAYSLACNLIFGWKLYSYRSLPDAFKTIFNLQFGLFNYDEVMDSNPVLGALIITSCVIFLTFVILTLFVSVILEAFSEEQENHQPSEEQEYVDLIIMKFLGLFGIKCKKKEADDKECLLTDDTN; from the exons ATGGGTGAAAGACTCTCTACTGTGCTAATTCTTATATTCTTTAATATCGTCCAAGCCTGTGGCCAAGCAGCCACCGGGGGTCATTCCTGCCCAGAGCACCAGCAGTCTTTCCAGAGCTCCTGCTATGAATTTGTGGGTCTTCAGCGTAGCTTTCTCAGGGCTCAAGCTTGGTGCGAGTGGGGCGGCGGGCATCTGGCCTTCATTCGGAATGATGAGACCCAGCAGTTTCTCCAGAAACACATGCAACCAGAGCAGAACTGGTGGATAGGACTTGCACCCTCCTTTGACAACATCACTTTGGATACGAAGG GTGGCATAAGATGGCTGGATGGTTCTGATGTGATTTATTCAAACTGGATCAGTAAGCCAGTCTTGGAAACTGGTTGTGGTTACATCAGCACCGACTCTAATTCTCACTGGAAGATGACAAGTGACTGTAACAAGGAATTCTACTTCGTGTGTGAGTTTG AATTGGGACGCTCTCTGTCGTGTATGAATCACAGCACCTTCCTGCGGTGTGACTCTGATCAGGTGATAGAGATTCAGAGAAGTTTCTATGGCAGGAGGACGCCGCACTACTGCAGGAACGGCATCTCCACCTCTCTCACATCATCACAGGAGCAGTGCGGCTGGGACAGTGTGCTGGATCTAGTTTCAG AGCGCTGCAGTGGACAACAGGTTTGCCTGGCTGTGACCGATGCATCCTCTTTTGGAGAACCATGTCCAACGCTGGGAAGTTACTTAGTGGTGGAATACAACTGCAAATACa AAGCCTCCAGTGTCATTGACAGAAGATCTGCAGATGATAGTGAAGACGACGCTTTTGATGAT GACGTGCACATTAGGCATAAACGGAAGTCTGATGATTCAAAAGAGAAGAGTTGTTCCTATACATTGCAGTCATCAACAAATGCAACAGAGATTCCATCAGGTGTTACAATCAC atGTCTAAATTGTGATACAGCATCTGTTGCTGACAAAGTCAAACTGTCGATAAACaacacagactgtgacaaagtTTACTGGAGTATAGAAGACAAATCAGAC TTAAAGGATGACTGCAGCAATGCAggcaaaaagaaaatgaatctATTAAAAAAAGGCAGCAAAACAACTGTGGACATTGAAACTAACAAGCTCAGAGTTGTCCAGGAGGACTACTTGGTGGAGGCCATCT GCAAGAGAAAAAATCAAACATTCGTTTTTGGGTCATTCACCATTCGAGTGGACCTGCTAAATCTCCAGAGCAACCCTTTGCTGTCCATTACCTCGGACCTGTTGATTGAAATGAAAGACACAGATCAAGTAACAGAG CTGCGAGAACAACTTCTTTCAAATATTTGTGTAGCTTTAACCAATAGCAGCTTAAAAGACCGAGACGTGCTGATGGTCGCTAATGCTATAAAGAATCTCGTTGAACTGGAAGATGAAGTGAACTCTGATGCTCAG GTTAAGGGGGGTTTCATACTGGAAAGTATTTCTTATTCCCTCGCTTCCATTGATCTGAGCACGGCTAACATGAGCGAGTTAAGAGACGCAGCCCAACTCATCGTAGAGTCCGCCAGCCACATTCTCCAGGCCTTTGATTCTAAAAGAGAA aAGAACATCGCCACTTATTTGGTCAATGGTCTAGATGCTGTGCAGAGTTTTATGTTAGCAAATAAAACAGCAGACCTGGAGCCGGCGATCATCACCGCCCCTCATATTAGTATTTACGCCAACAG AATATCTCCACAGTACATCCAACAGGCTTTTACCATCCCGAGTATCAACATAACTTCAGCCACTTTCTCACTTCCAAATCTGGGCAATAATGCTCTCGCGAACATAATAGAGCCGGTGGATGTGAGA ATGACAAATTTTCTTATTGACCCATGGCTTGATGGTCTGACCCTTAATAGTCATGTGAGTGGTTTTTCACTGACTACACCGGACGGCCAATCCATTCCAGTGGAAGGTCTTCCTCTGGAGATTGAG ATTTTGTTACCAAGACCACAAGCGGACTTGAAAAGCACCGTTCTGGACCTGAGCAGCTACAGCACCATGGCCATCAACATAACATCTCAAAACGCTACTCTGGTTTTAAAGTTAGAACCCTCAGAAGAATTACCGCTGAACTTACTGCTGGGCTACCAGGACTATCCTTCTGATAGTAACTATGTAGCCAAAGTGACATTTCCTCTAGAAGCGAATTCGCTAG TGGAAAGATACACATGGATATTGAAGCCCAGCGAGTTGGCTGGAGACATGGGTCTTTACTATCTTCTGGTACGGCCTATCGTTGGTCCGGGTGTGAAATCTGTGAATGCCTCCGTGACGATAACATCCATTACTGCCCAGTGCATTTTCTGGAAGGAGAAGAAGTCTGAATGGAGTGACTCAAGCTGTAGG GTTGGCCCCAACACAACCGCATCTGTAACTCAGTGTCTGTGTAATCATCTGACCTTTTTTGGGAGCAGTTTCTTTGTCATGCCCAATACGGTAGATCCGTCAAAGTCCGCTGAGCTGTTTTCCAACTTTGCACAGAACCCAGTCGTAGTGTGCTTCATAGGGGCAATCTTTTTGGCTTACATCCTGGTCGCGATATGGGCCCGCAGGAAGGACCTCCAGGACAAAGTCAAG GTTAAAGTTACTGTGCTGGAAGACAACGATCCCTTTGCGGAATACCGCTACTTGCTGAAGATCAGCACTGGACATCGCATTGGTGCTTCTCCTTCATCAAGG GTTGTAGTGACGATACAAGGGACAGAGGGAGAGTGTGAGCCCCATCATCTGACCGATCCCGAGAAGCCCGTGTTTGAAAGAGGAGCAGTGGACTTGTTTCTACTGACCACACCGTACTCGCTGGGAGAACTGCAGAGCATCAGCCTGTGGCATGACAACTCGGGAGATCATCCTGCTTG GTATGTTAACTCAGTGATGGTTCAGGATATGGAGACTGGGGAGAAACGGCACTTCCTGTGCAGTGCATGGCTGGCGGCCGATATAGACGAGTGTACTATTGAAAGAACAATTCCTGTAGCAACAGATGCGGACCTGAAGGGCTTTAG CAATTTGTTCTTCATGAAGACAACAACAGATTTCTGTGACGGTCACATCTGGTACTCAGTGGTCAGTCGGCCCCCCAGCAGTAATTTTACTCGAGTGCAGCGCATCTCCTGCTGTTTCTCCGTGCTGCTTTGCACCATGTTGACCAGTATCATGTTCTATGGGATTCCCACAGACCCTTCAGATCAGAGCATGGACATGG GTCACATTGAGCTTACCTGGAGTCAGGTGATGATTGGCATCCAGAGTTCCATCATCGTGTTCCCCGTCAACTTGCTGATCGTGGGCATCTTCAGGCACTCGCGCCCTCgggaaaagaaaacaaaacaaaaggagaAAAAGAAGTCCAAGTctcaaaaaacagaaaaagaaaaaccgTTCTCTTCACATTTAGACCAAAACAATATCACAGCAGAGTTCCTCATCAAA GACATCCAGAGAATCATTTACCTGTTTGCAAATGCCATGAGATGCTCTGTGCCAAACTTGGAGAAAAACCCAGACAAAGCAGACATCAACATGTTGCTGTCAGAGCTGCATAAACTCATCGAACAACAGCACTCGACCCACGCAAACGACCCCTCGTCTGTATACTGGATTTACACCCCTCATCTTCTTAAACAGCTTGTGAACATGGAGGGTGAAGTGAGGTTCCTGGGTCCTTCTGGCTTTTCAAGGCCAGGCTCATACAGCCAGGTTTTACTGCAGGTCCAGAACATCAAGAGACTGTTGGAAGGTCACATTTACGCCGGATCATTTGATCAGCATCCCCACATCTCAAGTACAACCAAAGACAAAAAGAAGTCCTGCTGGAACGGTTTCCCCTGGTGGTTTGTGTACGTGGGTTGGCTTCTCGTGGCAGGCACCAGTGTGGTGTCGGGATACTTCACCATGTTGTACGGGTTGAAATATGGGAAGGATCGTTCAATAAACTGGATCATCTCCATTGCGATGTCCTTCACCGAGAGCCTCTTCTTTACCCAGCCTGTAAAA GTCATTTGTTTCGCGATATTCTTTGCGTTGGTGGTGAAAAACATCAATTCGGACGATGACCTTGTCGACTCCTTATGTAAGAAAAAAGTCACTTACTCAG AGGGTCCTGATGGATTGCGAATTGCTAGAAGGGACTGCATGCGAAGCTACTATAAGCCACCACCCCCGTCTGACATCGAGAAGATTAAAAGAAACCTGGCTAAACAGCGGAAAGCAAGAGGACTCATTGTGGAGATTCTAG TCTTTGTAGGGTTCCTGTGGATGCTGCTTGTGGTGGCATACGGCCAGCGAGATTCAAATGCCTATTATCTAACTCAACACATCCGGCAAAGCTTTGAACAAGACGTATCAGAAAGTATGAACTACAATGATGTGTTTTACTGGGCAAACCATACAATTCTTAGAAACCTGTTTGGAGAGTATCCAG GCTTCATAACAGATGGAAACTCAAAACGTGTGGGAAGCGCACGTCTCCGTCAGGTTAGGGTGAAAAGAGACTCCTGTAAGATTGCTAAACCCATGCGTGACTCTGTTCCTGACTGTAACGCCCCATACTCTTGGGATGATGAGGACATGGGTTCCTACGATCCAGACTGGCGAGAGCCTAACTCTGTGAATGGCTCTGTAGACACAGTCTGGAGCTACCAGAGCCAGTCAGCGCTCAGAGGATATCCCGTCTGGGGTGATATAGCGCTGTATAGGGGAGGCGGATATGTAGTGGACCTTGGTGCTGACAAGGAAAATGCTAGTAG CAAGCTACAGTATCTATTTGACTCCACCTGGCTGGATACGTTCACTAGAGCAATTATTGTGGAGTTTACGGTCTACAATGCCAATGTCAACCTCTTCTGCCTCGTCACACTAATGCTGGAGAGAACTGCAGTGG GAGCGTTTCAGTATCGTAGCGTGATCCAGAGCGTGCGTGTCTATCAGTCCACGGGTGGCTTTCAGTCTTTTCTCATTGCCTCTCAGGTCTTTTATTTCCTCTTCGTCTGCTACTATATGTTTGTGCAG GGCAAGCTAATGAAGACGCAGAAATGGGcgtatttcaaaaacaagtgGAACCTTTTAGATCTGTTCATCATCATCTTGAGCTGGACTACATTGTCTGCCATCATCAAGAGAACAGTGCTGGGAGACAGAGACATCACATATTACCAGAATAACAAAGATCA GTTCCCCAGTTTCCATGACACAGCCCTAGCGGATACTACACTGGGATACCTCTTGGCTTTCCTAGTGTTGATGGCCAGTGTGAAACTGTGGCATCTGTTGAGACTGAACCCTAAACTGCACCTCATCACCGCCTCACTTCAGCGGGCATGGAAAGATATGTCCAGCTTCATCATGGTCATCGCCATTGTGTTCGTGGCTTACTCTCTTGCT TGCAATTTAATTTTTGGATGGAAGCTGTACTCGTACAGATCTTTACCAGATGCTTTCAAGACCATCTTCAATTTGCAGTTTGGCTTGTTTAATTATGATGAG GTGATGGATTCTAATCCTGTGCTCGGCGCCCTCATCATTACCTCATGCGTCATCTTCCTCACATTCGTCATATTGACCCTCTTCGTCTCCGTCATTCTTGAGGCATTCAGTGAAGAGCAGGAGAATCACCAG CCTTCTGAGGAACAGGAGTATGTCGACCTGATAATAATGAAGTTCCTTGGTCTCTTTGGGATCAAATGCAAGAAGAAAGAAGCAGATGACAAAGAATGTCTTCTTACAGACGACACTAACTAG